One genomic window of Cottoperca gobio chromosome 10, fCotGob3.1, whole genome shotgun sequence includes the following:
- the ube2ka gene encoding ubiquitin-conjugating enzyme E2 K has translation MANIAVQRIKREFKEVLKSEETSKNQIKVDLVDENFTELKGEIAGPPDTPYEGGRYQLEIKIPETYPFNPPKVRFITKIWHPNISSVTGAICLDILKDQWAAAMTLRTVLLSLQALLAAAEPDDPQDAVVANQYKQNPEMFKQTARLWSHVYAGAPVSSPEYTRKIDKLCSMGFEKNAVIVALSSKSWDVETATELLLSN, from the exons ATGGCCAACATCGCAGTTCAGAGGATAAAACGTGAATTCAAGGAGGTGCTCAAAAGTGAAGAG ACGAGCAAAAACCAGATAAAGGTGGATCTGGTGGATGAGAACTTCACAGAACTTAAAGGGGAGATAGCAGGGCCGCCTGACACACCATATGAAG GGGGTAGATATCAACTAGAAATAAAAATTCCAGAGACATATCCATTCAATCCACCCAAG GTGCGGTTTATCACAAAGATCTGGCATCCCAACATCAGCTCAGTCACAGGTGCAATATGTCTGGACATTCTCAAAGACCAGTG GGCAGCAGCTATGACACTGAGGACGGTCCTCTTGTCACTACAAGCTTTATTGGCAGCCGCAGAACCAGATGATCCACAGGACGCAGTGGTAGCCAATCAG TACAAGCAGAATCCAGAGATGTTCAAACAGACAGCGAGGCTCTGGTCTCATGTTTATGCAGGCGCTCCCGTCTCAAGTCCCGAGTACACACGCAAAATAGACAAACTCTGTTCCATGGGCTTTGAAAAA AATGCAGTAATAGTGGCGTTGTCGTCGAAATCCTGGGACGTGGAGACAGCGACAGAGCTACTGCTCAGTAACTGA
- the klb gene encoding beta-klotho produces MLNHPSPPTRQCLLLSLLLLVCGCNKAACSLWEGKKIWQQPKPDPIIKDQSFLHDTFPSGFLWGSGTSAFQTEGAWDQEGKGPSIWDHFIHFSVSDNLTSETADVASDSYARWEEDVEALEYLGVRSYSFSLSWPRLFPDGDARGKPNSAAVEHYSRLIERLLGKKIEPIVTLHHWDLPQVLQEHYGGWRNDTMVGLFEEYAAFCFHTFGSRVRYWLTMHNPYLVAVQGYGTGVHAPGETGGPAGSLLVAHNLIKAHAKAWHTYNTHFRPAQKGKVSIVLGSHWVEPQRGQATAANVEFCQQSIEAVLGWFANPIFGDGDYPVSLKIKYGALLPTFSSEEKLWVQNTADFFALSFGPNNLRLGRGLVLYGQTVTPDLRRILGWIKLEYGDPMVLVTEGGWFSEASIGKEDTVAIYLMKRFINQVLQAIKFDGVQVIGYCAWSLVDGFEWSYGFTVRRGLFYIDFSQPNRPRTPKTSAQYYRRVVADNGFPSDETSREIKGRFPCEFHWGIADSTLQVHFYPFSPQFTDPHLYSWNLTGDGSLRPVPGVKMHTRPAQCTDYLTIRGHLSLFASTGASHYRFALNWSLILPHGDLSSVNTEALRYYRCVLTELKRLDLKAVVILYYPTHRAPNLGLPGTLHASGGWLNYTTVEAFQEYAALCYQQLGSWVPYWVTVNEPNRLVDVYSSGKEKHQAAHNLLLAHAKAWKLYEREHFSEQRALVSLALHADWAKPANPFLDSHTAAAQRFLLFELGRFLDPLLGTRYEEKHSKGDYPQEMKAYLEERARVMGLPGSPLPSFTEAEREELRGSLSFIALNHFTTRLVSPYPNTQANFQQKQHPDHGCLVLSDPTWPSSSLGQAVVPWGLRKILNWMSQRYGRALPIIVTASGVDDQAPVDDKLRQHFLRSYLQEAFKARQIDGVNLQGFYVWKLQDRHAPQFGLFTSTHHQSKAKASIAVYREIITHGGFPEDNTMQTCRFSELHEPCSVCAWMFKNKAMFVFGGFILITAVMLAALVIFVVIAKRNQTRGRGRGVNRRRRREGVPVCLCPPVKC; encoded by the exons ATGCTGAACCATCCTTCCCCTCCCACACGACAGTGCCTTTTACTCTCCCTCCTGTTGCTGGTGTGTGGTTGCAACAAGGCCGCCTGTTCTCTTTGGGAGGGCAAGAAGATTTGGCAGCAGCCAAAGCCGGACCCCATCATCAAAGATCAGTCTTTCCTTCATGACACCTTCCCTTCAGGATTTCTTTGGGGTTCGGGGACGTCTGCCTTCCAGACAGAGGGAGCCTGGGATCAGGAGGGGAAAGGCCCATCCATCTGGGACCATTTCATCCACTTCAGTGTCAGCGATAATTTGACATCCGAGACTGCCGATGTGGCTAGTGACAGCTACGCTCGCTGGGAAGAAGATGTGGAGGCGCTGGAGTATTTAGGTGTACGATCGtactccttctctctctcctggccCAGACTCTTTCCTGATGGGGATGCCAGAGGTAAGCCTAACTCAGCTGCTGTGGAGCATTACAGCCGTCTCATAGAGAGGCTTCTGGGAAAGAAAATTGAGCCCATTGTGACCCTCCATCACTGGGACTTGCCACAAGTCCTGCAGGAGCACTATGGTGGCTGGAGAAATGACACCATGGTGGGACTGTTTGAGGAGTATGCTGCCTTTTGTTTCCACACATTTGGGAGCCGTGTTAGATACTGGCTCACGATGCATAATCCATACCTGGTGGCTGTGCAGGGGTATGGGACAGGTGTGCACGCTCCTGGAGAAACAGGCGGTCCTGCTGGCTCTCTCCTTGTGGCCCACAACCTCATCAAG GCACATGCCAAAGCATGGCACACCTACAACACCCACTTCCGTCCAGCTCAGAAGGGTAAAGTGTCCATCGTTTTGGGATCCCACTGGGTTGAGCCTCAAAGAGGACAAGCCACAGCTGCTAATGTTGAGTTTTGCCAGCAGTCGATAGAGGCTGTCCTTGGCTGGTTTGCCAACCCCATCTTCGGTGATGGGGACTACCCAGtctctttaaaaataaagtatggGGCCCTCTTGCCCACATTCTCCTCTGAGGAGAAGCTCTGGGTGCAGAACACAGCTGACTTTTTTGCTCTGTCCTTCGGGCCGAACAACCTCCGTCTGGGCCGGGGCCTGGTCCTGTACGGGCAGACTGTGACCCCGGACCTGAGGCGCATACTGGGCTGGATAAAGCTGGAGTATGGGGACCCGATGGTGCTGGTGACCGAGGGAGGCTGGTTTTCTGAAGCCAGTATAGGAAAGGAGGACACAGTGGCCATTTATCTGATGAAGAGGTTTATCAACCAGGTCCTGCAAg CCATCAAGTTCGATGGTGTGCAGGTGATTGGCTACTGCGCCTGGTCCCTTGTGGATGGATTTGAGTGGAGTTATGGCTTCACTGTTAGGCGAGGCCTTTTCTACATCGACTTCAGCCAACCAAACCGACCCAGGACCCCCAAAACCTCTGCTCAGTACTACAGGCGTGTTGTCGCTGACAATGGTTTCCCCAGTGATGAAACCTCCAGAGAGATCAAAGGCCGTTTCCCCTGCGAATTTCACTGGGGTATTGCTGACTCCACTTTACAG GTCCACTTCTACCCTTTCTCACCACAGTTCACTGACCCCCATTTGTACAGCTGGAACCTGACGGGGGACGGATCGTTGCGTCCAGTCCCGGGGGTGAAGATGCACACCAGACCAGCCCAGTGCACGGACTACTTGACCATTCGTGGTCATCTTAGCCTGTTTGCGTCCACTGGGGCATCTCACTACCGCTTTGCTCTAAACTGGTCTCTGATTTTACCCCACGGAGACCTCTCAAGTGTGAACACTGAAGCTCTGAG GTATTACCGCTGTGTCCTGACCGAGCTCAAGAGGCTGGACCTGAAGGCTGTTGTTATTCTCTACTACCCCACACACAGAGCTCCAAACCTGGGCTTGCCTGGGACACTGCATGCCTCTGGAGGTTGGCTCAACTACACCACAGTGGAGGCCTTTCAAGAATATGCAGCACTGTGCTACCAGCAGCTGGGGTCCTGGGTTCCCTACTGGGTCACTGTCAATGAGCCAAACAGACTGGTAGATGTTTATTCCAGTGGGAAAGAGAAGCATCAGGCAGCTCACAACCTTCTTCTGGCTCACGCAAAAGCTTGGAAGCTGTATGAGAGGGAACACTTTAGTGAACAGAGAGCACTTGTATCACTCGCATTACATGCAGACTGGGCCAAACCTGCAAACCCCTTCCTGGACTCGCATAcggcagcagcacagagatTCCTTTTGTTTGAACTTGGTCGTTTCTTAGACCCGTTGCTTGGGACTAGATATGAGGAGAAGCATAGCAAGGGGGACTACCCACAAGAAATGAAGGCATACCTGGAGGAGAGAGCTCGAGTAATGGGCCTCCCTGGATCACCTCTTCCTAGCTTTACTGAGGCGGAGAGGGAGGAGCTGAGAGGGTCATTGAGTTTTATCGCACTGAACCATTTTACCACCCGTTTGGTCTCTCCATATCCAAACACACAGGCCAATTTTCAGCAGAAACAACACCCTGATCATGGCTGTCTGGTCCTTTCTGACCCCACCTGGCCCTCCTCCAGTCTGGGGCAGGCTGTTGTACCCTGGGGCCTACGGAAGATCCTGAACTGGATGAGCCAGAGATATGGAAGGGCTCTACCTATCATTGTCACAGCCAGTGGGGTTGATGACCAGGCTCCTGTGGACGACAAACTCAGGCAACACTTTCTCAGGAGTTATCTGCAGGAGGCCTTCAAAG CTCGCCAAATAGACGGAGTAAACCTGCAGGGCTTCTACGTGTGGAAACTGCAAGATCGCCATGCCCCGCAGTTTGGCCTCTTTACCTCAACCCACCACCAATCCAAAGCCAAAGCCTCCATCGCTGTCTACAGAGAAATCATCACTCATGGCGGTTTCCCTGAGGACAACACCATGCAGACCTGCAGGTTTAGTGAGCTGCATGAACCTTGCTCTGTATGTGCATGGATGTTCAAGAATAAAGCCATGTTTGTCTTCGGAGGTTTCATCTTAATAACAGCTGTTATGTTGGCAGCACTTGTCATATTTGTCGTCATCGCCAAGAGAAACCAAACAAGAGgtagggggaggggggtgaacaggaggagaagaagggagggagtCCCTGTATGCTTGTGTCCTCCTGTTAAGTGCTAA
- the tlr1 gene encoding toll-like receptor 1 has translation MFLGLQRSSSFPHSIVDLSSKNLSFVPRDLPQTAEFLDLSCNHIQQLNRGDFKNTSLLRFLNISWNSLEDIDPETFLDTPLLEDLDLSHNRLRNLSDQRYLRHTENLLVLNLAFNKFVTMTLGSEFSSLVKLERLVLGAQNISTGDFKNIAEVKLHTLTLALENELSYTAGSLNEVHAQRLQIAFPSYQIFPHFVVADALSLFVEVELMNLTDGYKNLSEQLSERVEILTSHLYLTNISIDWKDLTHYINVVLRTSISHVTICDVAIYHLPLKDTAVTQTSEMKSFTSRRAVVKDFIFSQEAVYNFFINLPVESLAIVETSMIHMTCPKSPSLLLQLDFSYCALADSIFSRVEGQERLECENLGNVRKLILVGNNLQSLQVLSKRVQYMKSLQHLDLSLNSLVYDGVGECVWPPNITNMTLSSNSLTDSVFKCLPKETETLDLQNNQISVIPLSISKLENLSSLNLNANRLRDLPVCKGFPILSELLLKSNSLHAPSVNKLDTCPKLRTLDVSYNPFTCTCALRSFISLGMKSERDSHTGIQLLSWPLDYYCSYPEAVRDSTLRDISIPEVSCNVGLLAAAILSPAVILIVAVVTLCHRLDVPWYMGMIWQWTRAKHRARMSQVRPEDLVGVEFHAFVSYSQHDADWVSNSLLPNLEGPAGGLRICHHEKDFVPGKTIIENIVTCVEKSRRSVFVLSAHFVKSDWCHYELYFASHQRLAWGSDSVVLVLLEPLPQYLIPSKYYQLKSMMDRHTYLEWPQDRAKHRLFWANLRAALQSDMLKPPVTEVEE, from the coding sequence ATGTTTCTGGGACTCCAGCGGAGTTCTTCATTCCCTCACAGCATCGTAGACCTCTCATCCAAAAACCTCTCCTTCGTCCCACGAGACCTGCCACAGACGGCTGAGTTTTTAGACCTTTCATGCAACCACATACAGCAACTTAACCGAGGGGACTTCAAAAACACCTCTCTCTTGAGGTTCCTCAACATTTCCTGGAATAGTTTGGAGGACATCGATCCAGAGACGTTCCTCGACACGCCGCTCCTAGAGGATCTAGACCTGTCACACAACAGGCTGAGGAACCTGTCGGACCAGCGGTACCTGCGCCACACGGAGAACCTTCTGGTACTAAATTTGGCCTTCAACAAGTTTGTCACAATGACACTGGGGAGTGAGTTCAGTTCCCTGGTAAAACTGGAGAGATTGGTGCTTGGAGCACAAAACATCAGTACGGGGGATTTCAAGAATATTGCTGAAGTAAAACTGCATACACTCACCCTCGCCCTGGAGAATGAACTGAGTTATACAGCAGGCAGTCTGAACGAGGTTCATGCTCAAAGACTTCAGATAGCCTTCCCTAGTTATCAAATATTTCCCCATTTTGTGGTTGCTGATGCTCTGTCACTCTTTGTTGAAGTGGAGTTGATGAATTTGACAGACGGCTACAAAAACCTGAGTGAGCAGTTGAGCGAGAGAGTAGAAATCCTCACATCTCATCTTTATCTCACCAACATATCAATCGACTGGAAAGACTTAACTCACTATATAAATGTCGTTCTGCGTACATCTATTTCCCATGTGACCATCTGTGATGTGGCCATTTACCATTTGCCTCTTAAAGACACGGCTGTAACCCAGACGTCTGAAATGAAGTCCTTCACATCCAGAAGGGCAGTGGTGAAGGACTTCATCTTTTCACAGGAGGCTGTATACAACTTTTTTATCAACTTACCGGTGGAGAGTTTAGCAATTGTTGAGACTTCAATGATACACATGACATGCCCAAAGTCACCAAGTCTTCTCTTACAGCTGGACTTCTCCTATTGTGCTCTAGCGGACTCCATCTTCTCCAGAGTGGAGGGTCAAGAAAGACTTGAATGTGAGAATCTGGGTAACGTGAGGAAGTTGATTCTGGTTGGCAACAATCTTCAGAGCCTTCAGGTGCTGAGCAAACGTGTGCAGTACATGAAGTCCCTGCAACATCTGGACCTCAGCCTCAACTCCCTGGTTTATGACGGCGTCGGAGAATGCGTCTGGCCACCTAACATCACTAATATGACTCTTTCTTCTAACAGTCTGACAGACTCCGTTTTTAAATGTCTACcaaaagaaacagagacactgGATCTCCAGAACAACCAGATTTCTGTGATACCATTATCTATCTCGAAACTGGAAAACCTTTCATCTCTGAATCTAAATGCGAACAGGCTGCGGGACCTGCCAGTATGTAAAGGTTTCCCAATACTGAGTGAGCTTCTGCTCAAGTCAAATTCCCTCCATGCACCGTCTGTGAACAAGCTGGACACGTGTCCCAAACTGAGAACCCTAGATGTCAGTTACAACCCCTTCACCTGCACATGCGCTTTGAGGAGTTTCATAAGTCTTGGCATGAAGTCTGAAAGGGATAGTCACACAGGAATTCAATTGTTGAGCTGGCCATTAGACTATTATTGTTCCTACCCAGAGGCCGTTAGAGACTCCACCTTGAGAGATATTTCGATCCCAGAGGTCTCCTGTAATGTCGGTCTTCTGGCTGCCGCCATCTTGAGCCCGGCAGTGATATTAATTGTCGCAGTCGTGACCCTGTGCCATCGTTTGGATGTTCCCTGGTACATGGGTATGATCTGGCAGTGGACCAGAGCCAAACATCGCGCCAGAATGAGTCAAGTTCGACCTGAAGATCTGGTGGGAGTGGAGTTTCATGCTTTTGTGTCTTACAGCCAGCATGATGCAGACTGGGTGAGTAATTCCCTCCTGCCCAACCTTGAAGGCCCAGCAGGAGGGCTCCGAATCTGCCATCATGAGAAAGACTTTGTGCCGGGAAAGACAATTATTGAAAACATCGTCACCTGTGTGGAGAAAAGCCGACGCTCCGTGTTTGTGCTCTCTGCTCACTTTGTGAAGAGCGATTGGTGCCATTATGAGCTGTACTTCGCCAGCCACCAACGCCTTGCTTGGGGCTCGGATAGCGTTGTGCTGGTACTGCTTGAGCCTCTGCCTCAATACCTGATACCATCCAAGTACTACCAGCTGAAGTCCATGATGGACCGGCACACGTACCTGGAGTGGCCTCAGGACAGGGCCAAGCACAGACTGTTCTGGGCTAATCTCAGAGCTGCTCTACAGTCAGACATGCTAAAGCCTCCAGTGACAGAAGTAGAAGAGTGA
- the ints10 gene encoding LOW QUALITY PROTEIN: integrator complex subunit 10 (The sequence of the model RefSeq protein was modified relative to this genomic sequence to represent the inferred CDS: deleted 1 base in 1 codon) translates to MSAQKDCEFLVKRARELVSDDPCAAKAWLITARTLYPADFNIQYEMYIIERNAERTASAGRLLYDMFINFPDQPIVWREISVITAALRSDSQDKHAQFLRGLFETLPGRVQCEMLLKATEQCFNTLEKAEMLLLLLKRFPESVVQHGVNLGETLLEAEASENVETPVNCFRKLFVCDVLPLVINNMDMRLPASLMQKYMLKAAEFYIGYVTRGPSADVQIQGSQEGGSLKSPTVSRGSQRYVIDGLTEKSSVVAEPWERLLDILAVVGARCEWQGEKGQRSYVDMMQRVKELCRYLPGLEGDTRSRCCSQVVICAALVLFRSAFLYVSSVQPALFQGVNALSSGPWILVEDLSLVYNDVEVERGATKHAHKKRKLADGREKAMSSDEEEGLGKGRGRHILVNKTEMPSWSETLESFRTARESWDLLHSHDGLETEFKKICASWKTDSWLWFRIFLSDMIIYQGQYRKALSSLHQMAAVQQPQPGQQSPSGQGSLEHHRAFIQQASCHYALGEYRMACEKLLDVVGGLMPPTQEPTKSPEDWGRVKTKTRKGNDLRLLPCTSKAVLPFCFQLMLACFKLRTFTDSRDDLSLGHVVVLLQHDWPQGEILFLKAVDKICQQGGFQYENFFNYVTNIDMLEEFAYLRTPEGGRIQLELLPNQGMLIKNPSPALGVELNTLLLQGVQTMDRHHTVTRGITKGVKEDFRLAMERQVSRCGENLFSVLHRFCINEKIMIIQSLP, encoded by the exons atgtcagctcaaaaagACTGCGAGTTTTTGGTGAAGAGAGCCCGGGAGCTGGTCTCTGATGATCCCTGTGCGGCCAAAGCCTGGCTCATAACTGCCAGAACCCTTTACCCTGCAGATTTCAACATACAG TATGAAATGTACATCATTGAACGCAATGCAGAGAGGACAGCCTCGGCGGGGAGACTGCTGTATGACAT GTTTATAAACTTTCCAGATCAGCCCATTGTTTGGCGAGAGATCAGTGTCATCACAGCTGCACTGCGCAGTGACTCTCAGGACAAACATGCACAGTTTCTACGAG GGCTTTTTGAGACACTGCCTGGTCGTGTGCAGTGTGAGATGCTACTGAAAGCCACAGAGCAGTGTTTCAATACTTTGGAGAAGGCAGAGATGCTGCTCCTTCTTCTTAAGCGCTTTCCAGAGTCTGTGGTCCAACACGGG GTCAATCTAGGAGAAACCTTGTTAGAGGCGGAGGCATCAGAGAATGTGGAGACTCCTGTCAACTGTTTCAGAAAACTTTTTG tgtgtgATGTCCTTCctttggtcataaacaacatGGACATGCGCTTGCCGGCCAGCCTGATGCAGAAGTACATGCTGAAAGCAGCTGAATTCTACATCGGCTATGTAACCCGTGGACCCTCAGCTGATGTACAGATACAGG GCTCTCAAGAAGGTGGGTCTCTGAAGTCACCCACTGTGTCCCGTGGCTCCCAGCGTTACGTGATTGACGGCCTGACGGAAAAGTCGTCAGTGGTAGCAGAACCTTGGGAAAGGCTGTTGGACATCCTCGCAGTGGTTGGAGCACGCTGCGAGTGGCAGGGAGAAAAGGGACAGAG GAGTTATGTGGACATGATGCAGAGAGTGAAGGAGCTGTGTCGCTACCTGCCTGGACTGGAAGGAGACACGAGGTCCCGCTGCTGCAGTCAAGTGGTCATCTGTGCTGCACTCGTCCTCTTCCGCAGCGCCTTCCTGTATGTCTCATCTGTGCAGCCTGCACTGTTCCAGG GTGTGAATGCG TTGAGCTCTGGGCCGTGGATCCTGGTAGAGGATTTGAGCTTGGTGTATAATGATGTGGAGGTGGAAAGAGGAGCAACGAAACATGCACATAAGAAACGCAAACTGGCAGATGGAAGAGAGAAAGCGATG AGctcagatgaagaggaggggttGGGAAAAGGTCGCGGTCGTCACATTTTGGTAAACAAGACTGAGATGCCCAGCTGGTCGGAGACTCTGGAGAGCTTCCGCACAGCGAGGGAAAGCTGGGACCTTCTTCACTCTCACGATGGCCTGGAAACTG AGTTCAAGAAAATCTGTGCCTCTTGGAAGACCGACAGCTGGCTGTGGTTCAGAATATTCCTCAGCGACATGATCATATACCAG GGACAGTACCGTAAGGCCCTCTCCAGTCTGCACCAGATGGCTGCAGTGCAGCAGCCTCAGCCTGGGCAGCAGAGCCCCTCAGGTCAGGGCAGTCTGGAGCACCACAGGGCTTTCATACAGCAGGCGTCCTGCCACTACGCACTGGGAGAGTACAgg ATGGCCTGTGAGAAGTTGCTTGATGTTGTTGGCGGGCTGATGCCCCCGACCCAAGAACCAACAAAGAGCCCAGAGGACTGGGGTAGAGTCAAGACCAAAACAAGAAAAG GTAATGACCTGAGATTGCTTCCCTGCACCAGCAAAGCTGTGTTACCTTTCTGTTTCCAGCTGATGTTGGCCTGCTTCAAG CTCCGTACCTTCACAGACAGTCGTGACGATCTGTCTCTCGGCCATGTGGTGGTGCTCTTGCAGCATGACTGGCCACAGGGAGAGATTCTGTTTTTAAAGGCAGTGGATAAGATCTGTCAGCAAGGTGGCTTCCAGTATGAGAATTTCTTCAACTATGTCACCA ACATTGACATGCTGGAGGAGTTTGCATACCTGCGAACTCCAGAAGGGGGAAGGAttcagctggagctgctgcccaaTCAGGGAATGCTGATCAA GAACCCTAGTCCCGCCTTGGGGGTGGAGTTAAATACCCTTCTGCTACAAGGGGTGCAGACGATGGACAG acaCCACACAGTGACTCGTGGAATCACCAAAGGGGTGAAGGAAGATTTCCGTCTGGCCATGGAGAGGCAGGTGTCGCGTTGTGGAGAGAACCTGTTCAGTGTGCTTCACCGTTTCTGCATCAACGAGAAAATCATGATCATCCAGTCTCTTCCTTGA
- the LOC115014237 gene encoding solute carrier family 25 member 51-like, giving the protein MAVSTMDSESAQTPQPQTDLTEGGRSLLSAGALSARLSTQGKHYVCGSIAAFTNIVVTFPIQKVLFRQQLHGVFVTEAVRQLQRDGLRNLYRGLLPPLLQKSTTVAIMFGLYEDFSRLLLDQAKGSGVPELVTRSFAAALAGTTEALLTPFERVQTLLQDHRHHGRFNNTVHTFRTLLTEYGVRECYRGLVPIILRNGPSNVLFFGLRGPIKEQLPEVTSRAGHMMNDFVCGGVLGAALGIMFYPLNVVKSRAQSQVGGAFQPCRQVLLTVWRERGGSLAMLFRGAHLNYHRSLLSWGIINATYELLLKEMTK; this is encoded by the coding sequence ATGGCTGTCAGCACCATGGATTCTGAGTCAGCCCAGACACCTCAGCCCCAGACTGACCTGACTGAAGGAGGCCGCTCCCTGCTATCTGCTGGAGCTCTGAGTGCCAGGCTGAGCACTCAAGGGAAACACTATGTCTGCGGCTCCATTGCAGCTTTTACCAACATTGTGGTGACTTTCCCAATCCAGAAAGTGCTGTTCCGCCAGCAGCTGCATGGTGTGTTTGTCACTGAGGCGGTGCGGCAGCTCCAGAGGGATGGGCTGAGGAATCTTTACCGAGGCCTGCTACCCCCGCTGCTCCAGAAGAGCACTACAGTGGCCATCATGTTTGGCCTGTACGAGGACTTCTCTAGACTCTTACTAGACCAGGCCAAAGGTAGTGGTGTGCCGGAGCTGGTCACCCGAAGTTTTGCTGCAGCTTTGGCAGGAACTACAGAGGCCCTCCTGACGCCATTTGAGCGTGTGCAGACTCTCCTACAAGACCATCGACACCACGGGCGCTTCAACAACACAGTTCACACCTTCCGGACACTTCTGACTGAGTATGGTGTCAGAGAGTGCTACCGAGGCCTGGTGCCCATAATTCTCCGTAACGGCCCCAGTAATGTGCTCTTCTTCGGGCTCCGCGGGCCCATTAAGGAGCAGCTCCCAGAAGTCACTAGCCGGGCAGGTCACATGATGAATGATTTTGTGTGTGGAGGGGTGTTGGGGGCAGCCCTTGGCATTATGTTTTATCCCTTAAATGTGGTCAAGTCTCGGGCTCAGTCTCAGGTCGGTGGAGCCTTCCAGCCTTGCAGGCAGGTGCTGCTAACAGTGTGGAGAGAAAGGGGTGGCAGTCTGGCCATGCTCTTCAGAGGGGCCCACCTAAACTACCACCGTTCACTCCTCTCCTGGGGGATCATCAATGCCACCTatgagctgctgctgaaggagatgacaaaatag